In one Antennarius striatus isolate MH-2024 chromosome 1, ASM4005453v1, whole genome shotgun sequence genomic region, the following are encoded:
- the trpm5 gene encoding transient receptor potential cation channel subfamily M member 5 isoform X4, producing MQERQDTPLRTLQPQPRCLRCGVTLEWSQEHSALLGCPCCSPLDEVLEDNRRGRGHWAAGRVGDIDFLGPTKTRGKFVRVPGDTDPVLVYQMLTEEWGLAPPHLVVALVGGDEVAQMKPWLRDTLRKGLVKAAQSTGAWILTNGLRFGITKHLGQAVRDHSLASTSSRVRVVAIGIAPWAAIHGREALLGAKVDEPAAYRPQDLPHGSVYSLDSHHSHFVLVEEDPSRPGATSEMRVKLLKHISLQRTGYGGGGGDDDDGTGSFEIPVLCLLVHGEPRILKRMFKGIGNSTPWLILAGSGGVADILVTLMNRGCWDTEGVHELLLDTFPNAHHSADVRSWVRLIQKILEHGHLLTVHDPEQESSDLDTVILKALVKACKSQSQEAQDFLDELKLAVAWNRVDIAKSDIFNGDVEWKACDLEEVMMDALINDKPDFVRLFVDNGVNLGEFLTYGRLQELYWAVSEKSLLHNLLLKKYEEKQMLLGAARTPGPPGHHPPEPGDRKPRFTLYEVAKVLKDFLHDSCKGFYQKIPTEKPAKGRLFHSQKNVAELEQSCEHPWRDLFLWAVLQNRQQMANYFWAMGPEAVAAALAGCKILKEMARLESEAESARSMKEAKYEQFALDVFGECYSNSEDRAYALLVRRTTCWSRSTVLNLATEADAKSFFAHDGVQALLTKIWWGAMTTDTAISKLVVSFFCPPLIWTNLIKFSDEELDHRDGREQFVELDSLDTEKALLLTDEDDPLDAPPGGPADQSCASVWWRFLLRRWRRFWSAPVTVFLGNVIMYFAFLFLFTYVLLLDFRPPPPLGPGAAEIMLYFWVFTLVLEELRQSFFTDEEMNILKKFKLYVEDNWNKCDMVAISLFVVGVSCRMVSSTYEAGRTVLAIDFMVFTLRLIHIFAIHKQLGPKIIIVERMMKDVFFFLFFLSVWLIAYGVATQALLHPNDPRIDWVFRRALYRPYLHIFGQIPLEEIDAARMPEMNCTNDSQEIISGLRPPCPNVYANWLVILLLVIFLLVTNVLLLNLLIAMFSYTFQVVQGNTDIFWKFQRYNLIVEYHSRPALAPPFIIISHLSQLLLSLVRQPESKQEHLERELPVGLDQRLITWETVQKENYLAKLERQHWESSEERLKHTSSKVQSLLRIVGGFKDQEKRMAMMDAQVRYCGEVLSWMAECFAQSTLRCGKEAPKTPARLTGSQPISSKDASPRQADKGAKQEMGATRPDHPGYGATKKFPYADE from the exons ATGCAGGAGAGACAGGACACGCCTCTG CGGACGCTGCAGCCACAGCCGAGATGCCTGAGGTGTGGAGTCACACTGGAGTGGTCCCAGgagcacag tgcccTGCTGGGCTGCCCCTGCTGCTCCCCCCTGGATGAGGTACTGGAGGACaacaggagggggaggggccacTGGGCGGCAGGGCGAGTTGGCGACATCGACTTCCTGGGCCCAACCAAGACCAGGGGgaag ttcGTGCGGGTGCCGGGCGACACCGACCCGGTGCTGGTGTACCAGATGCTGACGGAGGAGTGGGGCCTGGCCCCCCCACACCTGGTGGTGGCCCTGGTGGGGGGGGACGAGGTGGCCCAGATGAAGCCCTGGCTGAGGGACACACTGAGGAAGGGGCTGGTGAAGGCGGCGCAGAGCACAG GGGCCTGGATCCTGACCAATGGGCTGCGCTTCGGCATCACCAAACACCTGGGCCAGGCGGTGAGGGACCACTCCCTGGccagcacctcctccagggTGCGTGTGGTCGCCATCGGCATCGCCCCCTGGGCGGCCATCCACGGCCGGGAGGCACTGCTGGGGGCCAAG GTGGATGAACCTGCAGCCTACAGGCCACAGGACCTTCCCCACGGCTCGGTCTACTCCCTGGACAGCCACCACTCCCACTTCGTGCTGGTGGAGGAGGATCCCAGCAGACCGGGGGCCACCAGCGAGATGAGGGTCAAGCTGCTGAAGCACATCTCACTGCAGCGCACCGGatatggaggtggggggggtgatgatgatgatg GAACGGGCAGCTTTGAGATCCCCGTCCTGTGTCTCCTGGTTCACGGGGAGCCCAGGATTCTGAAG AGGATGTTCAAAGGCATCGGGAACTCCACGCCCTGGCTCATCCTGGCCGGCTCCGGGGGCGTGGCCGACATCCTGGTCACGCTGATGAACAGGGGCTGCTGGGATACGGAGGGCGTCCacgagctgctgctggacaccTTCCCCAACGCCCACCACAGCGCCGACGTCAGGAGCTGGGTCAGGCTG ATCCAGAAGATCCTGGAACACGGACACCTGCTGACCGTCCACGACCCCGAGCAGGAGAGCTCCGACCTGGACACCGTCATCCTCAAGGCCCTGGTCAAGG cctgtAAGAGCCAGAGCCAGGAGGCTCAGGACTTCCTGGACGAGCTGAAGCTGGCGGTGGCGTGGAACCGGGTGGACATCGCCAAGAGCGACATCTTTAACGGAGACGTGGAGTGGAAG GCATGTgacctggaggaggtgatgatGGACGCGCTGATCAACGACAAACCCGACTTTGTGCGTCTGTTCGTGGACAACGGCGTGAACCTGGGGGAGTTCCTGACCTACGGCCGTCTGCAGGAGCTCTACTGGGCGGTGTCGGAGAAGAGCCTCCTCCACAACCTGCTGCTGAAGAAGTACGAGGAGAAGCAGATGCTGCTGGGGGCCGCCAGGACGCCCGGTCCGCCGGGACACCACCCGCCGGAGCCGGGCGACCGCAAGCCCCGCTTCACGCTGTACGAGGTGGCCAAGGTGCTCAAGGACTTCCTGCACGACTCCTGCAAAGGCTTCTACCAGAAGATCCCCACG GAGAAGCCGGCGAAGGGTCGACTGTTCCACAGCCAGAAGAATGTGGCGGAGCTGGAGCAGAGCTGTGAGCATCCCTGGAGGGACCTGTTCCTCTGGGCCGTCCTCCAGAACCGCCAGCAGATGGCCAACTACTTCTGGGCCATG GGCCCGGAGGCGGTGGCCGCGGCGCTGGCGGGATGTAAGATCCTGAAGGAGATGGCACGGCTGGAATCGGAGGCGGAGTCTGCCCGGAGCATGAAGGAGGCCAAGTACGAGCAGTTTGCCCTGG ACGTGTTCGGGGAGTGTTACTCCAACAGCGAGGACCGGGCGTACGCCCTGCTGGTCAGAAGAACCACCTGCTGGAGCAGGTCCACCGTCCTCAACCTGGCCACCGAGGCCGACGCCAAGTCCTTCTTCGCTCACGACGGGGTCCAG GCTCTGCTCACGAAGATCTGGTGGGGCGCCATGACGACGGACACGGCCATCTCCAAGCTGGTGGTGTCCTTCTTCTGTCCTCCACTCATCTGGACCAACCTCATAAAGTTCAG CGATGAGGAGCTGGACCACCGTGATGGGCGGGAGCAGTTTGTGGAGCTGGACAGTCTGGACACGGAGAAGGCGTTGCTGCTGACGGACGAGGACGACCCTCT GGACGCTCCTCCTGGGGGTCCGGCGGACCAGAGCTGCGCCTCCGTGTGGTGGCGCTTCCTGCTGCGCCGCTGGCGCCGCTTCTGGAGCGCCCCCGTCACCGTGTTCCTGGGGAACGTCATCATGTACTtcgccttcctcttcctcttcacctaCGTCCTCCTGCTGGACTTCCGGCCGCCGCCGCCCCTCGGCCCCGGGGCCGCAGAGATCATGCTGTACTTCTGGGTGTTCACCCTGGTGCTGGAGGAGCTCAGACAG AGCTTCTTCACCGATGAGGAGATGAACATCCTGAAGAAGTTCAAACTCTACGTGGAGGACAACTGGAACAAGTGTGACATGGTGGCCATCTCCCTGTTTGTGGTGGGCGTGTCATGCAG GATGGTGAGCAGCACCTACGAGGCGGGCAGGACGGTCCTGGCCATCGACTTCATGGTCTTCACGCTGCGTCTGATCCACATCTTCGCCATCCACAAGCAGCTGGGCCCCAAGATCATCATCGTGGAGAGAATG ATGAAGgacgtcttcttcttcctcttcttcctgagtGTGTGGCTCATCGCCTACGGCGTGGCCACCCAGGCTCTACTCCACCCCAACGACCCCCGCATCGACTGGGTGTTCCGCAGGGCCCTGTACCGGCCCTACCTGCACATCTTTGGACAGATCCCCCTGGAGGAGATCGACG CTGCTCGTATGCCTGAGATGAACTGCACCAACGACTCCCAGGAGATCATCTCGGGGTTACGGCCGCCGTGCCCCAACGTCTACGCCAACTGGCTGGTCATCCTGCTGTTGGTCATCTTCCTGCTGGTCACCAACGTGCTGCTGCTCAACTTGCTGATCGCCATGTTCAG CTACACCTTCCAGGTCGTTCAGGGCAACACGGACATCTTCTGGAAGTTCCAGCGGTACAACCTGATCGTGGAGTACCACAGCCGCCCGGCGCTGGCCCCgcccttcatcatcatcagccacCTGTCCCAGCTCCTCCTCAGCCTGGTCAGGCAGCCGGAGTCCAAGCAGGAGCACCTGG aaaggGAGCTGCCGGTGGGCCTGGACCAGAGGCTGATCACCTGGGAGACGGTGCAGAAGGAGAACTATTTGGCCAAACTGGAGCGGCAGCACTGGGAGAGCAGCGAGGAGCGTCTGAAGCACACCTCCTCCAA GGTTCAGAGTCTGCTGAGGATTGTGGGTGGGTTCAAGGACCAGGAGAAGCGGATGGCGATGATGGACGCTCAG GTGCGGTACTGTGGGGAGGTGCTGTCCTGGATGGCCGAGTGCTTCGCTCAGAGCACCCTCAGGTGTGGGAAGGAAGCCCCCAAGACTCCAG CACGTCTGACAggctctcagccaatcagcagcaagGACGCGTCTCCACGCCAAGCAGACAAAGGAGCCAAACAGGAAATGGGGGCCACCAGACCGGATCACCCAGGATACGGAGCCACCAAGAAGTTCCCCTACGCCGATGAGTAA
- the trpm5 gene encoding transient receptor potential cation channel subfamily M member 5 isoform X3 has translation MQERQDTPLRTLQPQPRCLRCGVTLEWSQEHSALLGCPCCSPLDEVLEDNRRGRGHWAAGRVGDIDFLGPTKTRGKFVRVPGDTDPVLVYQMLTEEWGLAPPHLVVALVGGDEVAQMKPWLRDTLRKGLVKAAQSTGAWILTNGLRFGITKHLGQAVRDHSLASTSSRVRVVAIGIAPWAAIHGREALLGAKVDEPAAYRPQDLPHGSVYSLDSHHSHFVLVEEDPSRPGATSEMRVKLLKHISLQRTGYGGTGSFEIPVLCLLVHGEPRILKRMFKGIGNSTPWLILAGSGGVADILVTLMNRGCWDTEGVHELLLDTFPNAHHSADVRSWVRLIQKILEHGHLLTVHDPEQESSDLDTVILKALVKACKSQSQEAQDFLDELKLAVAWNRVDIAKSDIFNGDVEWKACDLEEVMMDALINDKPDFVRLFVDNGVNLGEFLTYGRLQELYWAVSEKSLLHNLLLKKYEEKQMLLGAARTPGPPGHHPPEPGDRKPRFTLYEVAKVLKDFLHDSCKGFYQKIPTVRTGPPLLLLPDWSEAVSTKSVPLVVHAVLRVLQEKPAKGRLFHSQKNVAELEQSCEHPWRDLFLWAVLQNRQQMANYFWAMGPEAVAAALAGCKILKEMARLESEAESARSMKEAKYEQFALDVFGECYSNSEDRAYALLVRRTTCWSRSTVLNLATEADAKSFFAHDGVQALLTKIWWGAMTTDTAISKLVVSFFCPPLIWTNLIKFSDEELDHRDGREQFVELDSLDTEKALLLTDEDDPLDAPPGGPADQSCASVWWRFLLRRWRRFWSAPVTVFLGNVIMYFAFLFLFTYVLLLDFRPPPPLGPGAAEIMLYFWVFTLVLEELRQSFFTDEEMNILKKFKLYVEDNWNKCDMVAISLFVVGVSCRMVSSTYEAGRTVLAIDFMVFTLRLIHIFAIHKQLGPKIIIVERMMKDVFFFLFFLSVWLIAYGVATQALLHPNDPRIDWVFRRALYRPYLHIFGQIPLEEIDAARMPEMNCTNDSQEIISGLRPPCPNVYANWLVILLLVIFLLVTNVLLLNLLIAMFSYTFQVVQGNTDIFWKFQRYNLIVEYHSRPALAPPFIIISHLSQLLLSLVRQPESKQEHLERELPVGLDQRLITWETVQKENYLAKLERQHWESSEERLKHTSSKVQSLLRIVGGFKDQEKRMAMMDAQVRYCGEVLSWMAECFAQSTLRCGKEAPKTPARLTGSQPISSKDASPRQADKGAKQEMGATRPDHPGYGATKKFPYADE, from the exons ATGCAGGAGAGACAGGACACGCCTCTG CGGACGCTGCAGCCACAGCCGAGATGCCTGAGGTGTGGAGTCACACTGGAGTGGTCCCAGgagcacag tgcccTGCTGGGCTGCCCCTGCTGCTCCCCCCTGGATGAGGTACTGGAGGACaacaggagggggaggggccacTGGGCGGCAGGGCGAGTTGGCGACATCGACTTCCTGGGCCCAACCAAGACCAGGGGgaag ttcGTGCGGGTGCCGGGCGACACCGACCCGGTGCTGGTGTACCAGATGCTGACGGAGGAGTGGGGCCTGGCCCCCCCACACCTGGTGGTGGCCCTGGTGGGGGGGGACGAGGTGGCCCAGATGAAGCCCTGGCTGAGGGACACACTGAGGAAGGGGCTGGTGAAGGCGGCGCAGAGCACAG GGGCCTGGATCCTGACCAATGGGCTGCGCTTCGGCATCACCAAACACCTGGGCCAGGCGGTGAGGGACCACTCCCTGGccagcacctcctccagggTGCGTGTGGTCGCCATCGGCATCGCCCCCTGGGCGGCCATCCACGGCCGGGAGGCACTGCTGGGGGCCAAG GTGGATGAACCTGCAGCCTACAGGCCACAGGACCTTCCCCACGGCTCGGTCTACTCCCTGGACAGCCACCACTCCCACTTCGTGCTGGTGGAGGAGGATCCCAGCAGACCGGGGGCCACCAGCGAGATGAGGGTCAAGCTGCTGAAGCACATCTCACTGCAGCGCACCGGatatggag GAACGGGCAGCTTTGAGATCCCCGTCCTGTGTCTCCTGGTTCACGGGGAGCCCAGGATTCTGAAG AGGATGTTCAAAGGCATCGGGAACTCCACGCCCTGGCTCATCCTGGCCGGCTCCGGGGGCGTGGCCGACATCCTGGTCACGCTGATGAACAGGGGCTGCTGGGATACGGAGGGCGTCCacgagctgctgctggacaccTTCCCCAACGCCCACCACAGCGCCGACGTCAGGAGCTGGGTCAGGCTG ATCCAGAAGATCCTGGAACACGGACACCTGCTGACCGTCCACGACCCCGAGCAGGAGAGCTCCGACCTGGACACCGTCATCCTCAAGGCCCTGGTCAAGG cctgtAAGAGCCAGAGCCAGGAGGCTCAGGACTTCCTGGACGAGCTGAAGCTGGCGGTGGCGTGGAACCGGGTGGACATCGCCAAGAGCGACATCTTTAACGGAGACGTGGAGTGGAAG GCATGTgacctggaggaggtgatgatGGACGCGCTGATCAACGACAAACCCGACTTTGTGCGTCTGTTCGTGGACAACGGCGTGAACCTGGGGGAGTTCCTGACCTACGGCCGTCTGCAGGAGCTCTACTGGGCGGTGTCGGAGAAGAGCCTCCTCCACAACCTGCTGCTGAAGAAGTACGAGGAGAAGCAGATGCTGCTGGGGGCCGCCAGGACGCCCGGTCCGCCGGGACACCACCCGCCGGAGCCGGGCGACCGCAAGCCCCGCTTCACGCTGTACGAGGTGGCCAAGGTGCTCAAGGACTTCCTGCACGACTCCTGCAAAGGCTTCTACCAGAAGATCCCCACGGTGAGGACCGGACCTCCACTCCTGCTGCTTCCTGATTGGTCGGAAGCTGTTTCCACAAAGAGCGTTCCCCTCGTGGTTCACGCGGTTCTCCGTGTTCTCCAGGAGAAGCCGGCGAAGGGTCGACTGTTCCACAGCCAGAAGAATGTGGCGGAGCTGGAGCAGAGCTGTGAGCATCCCTGGAGGGACCTGTTCCTCTGGGCCGTCCTCCAGAACCGCCAGCAGATGGCCAACTACTTCTGGGCCATG GGCCCGGAGGCGGTGGCCGCGGCGCTGGCGGGATGTAAGATCCTGAAGGAGATGGCACGGCTGGAATCGGAGGCGGAGTCTGCCCGGAGCATGAAGGAGGCCAAGTACGAGCAGTTTGCCCTGG ACGTGTTCGGGGAGTGTTACTCCAACAGCGAGGACCGGGCGTACGCCCTGCTGGTCAGAAGAACCACCTGCTGGAGCAGGTCCACCGTCCTCAACCTGGCCACCGAGGCCGACGCCAAGTCCTTCTTCGCTCACGACGGGGTCCAG GCTCTGCTCACGAAGATCTGGTGGGGCGCCATGACGACGGACACGGCCATCTCCAAGCTGGTGGTGTCCTTCTTCTGTCCTCCACTCATCTGGACCAACCTCATAAAGTTCAG CGATGAGGAGCTGGACCACCGTGATGGGCGGGAGCAGTTTGTGGAGCTGGACAGTCTGGACACGGAGAAGGCGTTGCTGCTGACGGACGAGGACGACCCTCT GGACGCTCCTCCTGGGGGTCCGGCGGACCAGAGCTGCGCCTCCGTGTGGTGGCGCTTCCTGCTGCGCCGCTGGCGCCGCTTCTGGAGCGCCCCCGTCACCGTGTTCCTGGGGAACGTCATCATGTACTtcgccttcctcttcctcttcacctaCGTCCTCCTGCTGGACTTCCGGCCGCCGCCGCCCCTCGGCCCCGGGGCCGCAGAGATCATGCTGTACTTCTGGGTGTTCACCCTGGTGCTGGAGGAGCTCAGACAG AGCTTCTTCACCGATGAGGAGATGAACATCCTGAAGAAGTTCAAACTCTACGTGGAGGACAACTGGAACAAGTGTGACATGGTGGCCATCTCCCTGTTTGTGGTGGGCGTGTCATGCAG GATGGTGAGCAGCACCTACGAGGCGGGCAGGACGGTCCTGGCCATCGACTTCATGGTCTTCACGCTGCGTCTGATCCACATCTTCGCCATCCACAAGCAGCTGGGCCCCAAGATCATCATCGTGGAGAGAATG ATGAAGgacgtcttcttcttcctcttcttcctgagtGTGTGGCTCATCGCCTACGGCGTGGCCACCCAGGCTCTACTCCACCCCAACGACCCCCGCATCGACTGGGTGTTCCGCAGGGCCCTGTACCGGCCCTACCTGCACATCTTTGGACAGATCCCCCTGGAGGAGATCGACG CTGCTCGTATGCCTGAGATGAACTGCACCAACGACTCCCAGGAGATCATCTCGGGGTTACGGCCGCCGTGCCCCAACGTCTACGCCAACTGGCTGGTCATCCTGCTGTTGGTCATCTTCCTGCTGGTCACCAACGTGCTGCTGCTCAACTTGCTGATCGCCATGTTCAG CTACACCTTCCAGGTCGTTCAGGGCAACACGGACATCTTCTGGAAGTTCCAGCGGTACAACCTGATCGTGGAGTACCACAGCCGCCCGGCGCTGGCCCCgcccttcatcatcatcagccacCTGTCCCAGCTCCTCCTCAGCCTGGTCAGGCAGCCGGAGTCCAAGCAGGAGCACCTGG aaaggGAGCTGCCGGTGGGCCTGGACCAGAGGCTGATCACCTGGGAGACGGTGCAGAAGGAGAACTATTTGGCCAAACTGGAGCGGCAGCACTGGGAGAGCAGCGAGGAGCGTCTGAAGCACACCTCCTCCAA GGTTCAGAGTCTGCTGAGGATTGTGGGTGGGTTCAAGGACCAGGAGAAGCGGATGGCGATGATGGACGCTCAG GTGCGGTACTGTGGGGAGGTGCTGTCCTGGATGGCCGAGTGCTTCGCTCAGAGCACCCTCAGGTGTGGGAAGGAAGCCCCCAAGACTCCAG CACGTCTGACAggctctcagccaatcagcagcaagGACGCGTCTCCACGCCAAGCAGACAAAGGAGCCAAACAGGAAATGGGGGCCACCAGACCGGATCACCCAGGATACGGAGCCACCAAGAAGTTCCCCTACGCCGATGAGTAA